The Candidatus Aegiribacteria sp. genomic sequence AATGCCCTTGAAATTGCCGGGTCAACCCCCGAAGAATCGGCAGCCCTTACTCTCGGCCTGCAGGATCTTTCCGCTGAGATGGGAGTTACTCCCACAGCCAGAGGAACGGAGAGCTTCACCGCCAGAAGCCTTATCGTACTTGCGGCGAGAGCCGCGGGGCTTCAGCCCATAGATACAGTCTATGCGGACGTGAAGAACGATGAAGGGCTCAGGGAGTCGGTAAAACGGGCAAAAGAGCTTGGTTTTGTAGGAAAGGGATGCATTCATCCGCAGCAGGTACCAATAATTAATGAGGCTTTTCTACCTGACAAAGCATCTCTGAATAAAGCCAGGAGGATAGTTCTGGCAATGGAACAGGCTGCCTCTGAAGGGTTGGGAGCTATTGCGCTTGGCTCGAAAATGATCGACCCTCCGGTAGCAAAGCAAGCTCAGGTAGTTGTAGATAATGCCATCAGATTGGGTTTGATCTCGGTTAACTGGCAGGAAGAGGAGAGGGAATGATGCTTTGTCCAAAATGCCATGATATAGAGTTGAAAGCTTCGGAGCTTCAGGGAGTCAGAATCGATACCTGTCCTGCCTGCGGAGGAAGCTGGTTTGACAGGAATGAACTCAGGCAGGCAAGGAATAAGGCAGACAGCGACCTTGCCTGGATGGAGATCAATCTCTGGAAGGATACCGAAGGGTTTCATGTGACAAGGGAATCTGTACGATGTCCCTCGTGCGGAGAGATGATGGCCTCTGTGGGGTATGCTGATACGGGGGTTCAGATTGATTACTGCAGAGAATGTGGTGGAATCTGGCTGGACAGCGGAGAGTTTTCCACGATTATAAAGGTGCTTGAGCATGATATCGACAACATGACAGCTTCGGATTTCCTTAAGGAAAGCATACGGGAAGCCGAAGAACTGATAGGTACCAGCGAAAAATTCGGTGAGGAATGGAAGCACTTCAAAACAGTTATAAAACTACTTGAGTATCGTGTATTTGCTGAACACAGAACCCTTGCCCGTATCATAGAGAACTTCAGGAGCCCCTTCGCCTGATTTAATTCACGTGTGCCCGGATGCTGAACGTCAAAGGCAGCTTGTTCGTCCTTTCCGGCAGCCACCCAAAGCTGTCATCACTTCATTTCACTGCTTCCTTTGGAGCTTGCCAGGAGATCGCTGACTATCGGCAGCAGAATTATAAGCAGCCAGCCGAAGATGAATTCCTGTGATCTGAGGCTGAAACTGCCGTAGGGAACCACTCGTTGTTGAATCTCGCTGAATATCATCCAGAGTATTCCCATCGGAATTATCCACCGTATACAGATATTCCACCAGAGGCCTATGTTGAAGCTAGAATTGCTGTTGATATACTGCCTCTGTTCATCTGCCCCGGTTCCCCAGCCGATTATAAGAACCTCACCCAGCACTACCAGTGTAAGGCCGAAGCTGTTCATGAAATGATCGGCTATATCGAGGATATGGATACCCATGCCGGTAAGCATAGGAAGCCCCAGCAGGAAAGCAAGACCGCCGACTATCAGGTTGGCTTTCTTATGCGATGTGTTCCATTTGTCCTTCACAGAAGCAGTGACAGCTTCCAGCAGGCTGAAGGCTGAATCCACCGCCAGTGTCAGAAGCATAAGGAAGAACAGAACTCCAAAGATTCTTGCTGCCGGAAGGGTGGTGATGATGTGAGGATAGGCCACAAAAGCAAGGCCAGGCCCCGATGACACCACCTGCGAAACAGGCACACCAAGTGATGAAGCGTGATGCCCGAGAGCGGAAAATACGGCAAGCCCCCCAAAAAAAGCGGTAAGCGCGTCAGCAATACCAATGATCATAGCGTTTGCGGCAATGTTGGTTTTCTTAGGGAGGAAGCTTCCGTAAGCTATCATTATGGCAAAGCCAACGCTGAGGCTGAAGAATACCTGGGAAATAGCCGCAAGCCATAGCTTCGAGTTCATCAAATTCGACCAGACCGGGGTCAGGTAGAACCTGATTCCCGTGCCTGCCCCCGGCAGGGTCAGCCCGCGGATTACGAAAAGGAGCAGAAGACACCAGGGAATCAGAACGGTAAAATACACCACCTTGCTTACAGTTTTGGTGCCCTTCCAGACCGAAGCCACTATCCATATCCAGGCCAAGGTGAATCCTATGAAGAGCGGCCATTTGAAATCACCCATATCCCATGGGCTGGAAGTCACTCCAAGAAAATCATTGAAGAAGAAATCTCCCGGCGAACCCATGAAAGTATTTGCGTCGCCTACACTGTTGAATCCATAGAGATGTCCCCCGAAGGCCACGAGGATTGTTCCGAATCCTTCAGGATCTGCAGGATCAGCACATATAATGCCTTGATCAGCTGAAACAGGAGATGTAAAGGTTCTTCCCAGAAGGGAATCAGGGACATCGGTAAGTACAGCCATATCTTCAATATCCGTTTCAGTTATGGCGTACTGGACATCGGCGTATAAGCCTTCCTCCTGTTCCCACCCAAGAGTGGCGGCTTCGTAGGTGTAGTTTACGCTCCATGCCATGATAATGGCGTAGTAGGTGACGATGATGA encodes the following:
- a CDS encoding sodium-dependent transporter gives rise to the protein MAGIRETWNSRTAFVLAAIGSAIGLGNIWRFPYVTYENGGGAFLVAYFICLFLAGIPLLMLEFSIGHKFHQAAPGSFKRISPRLEWFGWFAAGVGFIIVTYYAIIMAWSVNYTYEAATLGWEQEEGLYADVQYAITETDIEDMAVLTDVPDSLLGRTFTSPVSADQGIICADPADPEGFGTILVAFGGHLYGFNSVGDANTFMGSPGDFFFNDFLGVTSSPWDMGDFKWPLFIGFTLAWIWIVASVWKGTKTVSKVVYFTVLIPWCLLLLFVIRGLTLPGAGTGIRFYLTPVWSNLMNSKLWLAAISQVFFSLSVGFAIMIAYGSFLPKKTNIAANAMIIGIADALTAFFGGLAVFSALGHHASSLGVPVSQVVSSGPGLAFVAYPHIITTLPAARIFGVLFFLMLLTLAVDSAFSLLEAVTASVKDKWNTSHKKANLIVGGLAFLLGLPMLTGMGIHILDIADHFMNSFGLTLVVLGEVLIIGWGTGADEQRQYINSNSSFNIGLWWNICIRWIIPMGILWMIFSEIQQRVVPYGSFSLRSQEFIFGWLLIILLPIVSDLLASSKGSSEMK
- a CDS encoding zf-TFIIB domain-containing protein, producing MMLCPKCHDIELKASELQGVRIDTCPACGGSWFDRNELRQARNKADSDLAWMEINLWKDTEGFHVTRESVRCPSCGEMMASVGYADTGVQIDYCRECGGIWLDSGEFSTIIKVLEHDIDNMTASDFLKESIREAEELIGTSEKFGEEWKHFKTVIKLLEYRVFAEHRTLARIIENFRSPFA